A single genomic interval of Theropithecus gelada isolate Dixy chromosome 16, Tgel_1.0, whole genome shotgun sequence harbors:
- the C16H17orf50 gene encoding LOW QUALITY PROTEIN: uncharacterized protein C17orf50 homolog (The sequence of the model RefSeq protein was modified relative to this genomic sequence to represent the inferred CDS: inserted 2 bases in 1 codon), whose protein sequence is MDKHGVKTPLWKKEPEEPRAEEAEEEGKEGSEDEDEDEDNQRPPEESAAEGEEPPREEGEGRERRXCPLRQESSTQQVALLRRADSGFWGWLGPLALLGSLTAPTDRKRSLPEEPCVLEIRRRPPRRGGCVGCEILFCKKCRSLHSHPAYVAHCVLDHPDLGKAGAARSS, encoded by the exons GTGTGAAGACTCCCTTGTGGAAGAAGGAACCGGAAGAGCCCCGGGCCGAGGAGgcggaagaggaagggaaggaggggtcGGAGGACGAGGACGAGGACGAGGACAACCAGAGGCCGCCGGAGGAGAGCGCAGCGGAGGGCGAGGAGCCGCCGCGGGAGGAAGGCGAGGGCCGCGAGCGGCG CTGCCCGCTGCGCCAGGAGTCCAGCACCCAGCAGGTGGCGCTGCTGCGGCGCGCGGACAGCGGCTTCTGGGGCTGGCTCGGCCCCTTGGCGCTGCTGGGCAGCCTGACGGCTCCCACCGACAG GAAGCGGAGCCTCCCGGAGGAGCCGTGCGTGTTGGAGATCCGGCGACGACCGCCGCGCCGCGGGGGCTGTGTGGGCTGCGAAATCCTTTTCTGCAAGAAATGCAGGAGTCTGCACAGCCACCCGGCCTATGTGGCGCACTGCGTTCTGGATCACCCGGATCTGGGTAAGGCGGGGGCCGCTAGGAGCTCCTGA